A single Seriola aureovittata isolate HTS-2021-v1 ecotype China chromosome 19, ASM2101889v1, whole genome shotgun sequence DNA region contains:
- the slc35a1 gene encoding CMP-sialic acid transporter, whose amino-acid sequence MAGENASVIFKLYCLTVMTLVAATYTVALRYTRTISSGDLYFSTTAVCITEVIKLILSLGMLTKETGSLNRLKNAIVEHVFFSPKELLKLSVPSVVYAVQNNMAFLALSNLDAAVYQVTYQLKIPCTALCTVLMLSRSLSRLQWFSVFMLCGGVTLVQWKPAEVTKVQIEQNPALGFIAIAIAVLCSGFAGVYFEKVLKSSDTSLWVRNIQMYLSGIVVTLIGVCVTDGEKILEKGFFFGYTPWVCFVVFLASVGGLYTSVVVKYTDNIMKGFSAAAAIVLSTVASVILFGLQITITFASGAILVCISIYLYGLPKQDTSKLSRQDTDKELKQKLITV is encoded by the exons ATGGCCGGCG AAAACGCGAGTGTGATCTTCAAGTTGTACTGCCTGACAGTGATGACTCTGGTGGCAGCTACATACACAGTGGCGCTGCGGTACACAAGGACTATCTCATCTGGAGACCTGTACTTCTCCACAACTGCAGTGTGCATCACCGAGGTCATTAAATTAATACTGAGCCTGGGGATGCTGACAAA AGAAACGGGAAGCCTCAACAGACTGAAGAACGCCATCGTGGAACATGTGTTCTTCAGCCCAAAAGAGCTGCTGAAGCTGAGCGTTCCCTCTGTAGTGTATGCAGTTCAGAATAACATGGCCTTTCTTGCCTTGAGTAACCTTGATGCAGCTGTTTATCAG GTCACCTACCAACTGAAGATCCCGTGCACAGCTTTGTGTACAGTCCTCATGCTGAGCCGCTCTCTCAGCCGCCTGCAGTGGTTCTCTGTCTTCATGCTCTGCGGAGGCGTTACGCTCGTACAATGGAAGCCTGCAGAGGTCACTAAAGTCCAG attGAGCAAAATCCTGCTCTTGGCTTCATCGCCATTGCTATTGCTGTTCTTTGCTCTGGATTTGCAG GTGTGTACTTTGAAAAGGTACTGAAGAGCTCAGACACATCTCTGTGGGTGAGGAATATACAGATGTACCTGTCGGGCATTGTGGTCACACTGATCGGTGTTTGTGTGACCGATGGTGAAAAAATCCTGGAAAAAGGCTTCTTTTTTGGCTATACACCCTGGGTGTGCTTTGTAGTAT TCCTGGCCAGTGTGGGAGGTCTGTACACATCGGTGGTGGTGAAGTACACAGATAACATCATGAAgggtttctctgctgcagctgccattGTTCTCTCAACTGTGGCGTCTGTCATTTTGTTCGGACTACAGATAA CAATCACATTTGCCTCTGGTGCCATCCTAGTGTGTATCTCCATCTACCTATATGGACTTCCAAAGCAAGACACATCCAAGCTGAGCCGGCAAGACACAGACAAGGAACTCAAACAGAAACTGATCACTGTGTGA
- the LOC130187722 gene encoding protein yippee-like 5 translates to MGRIFLDHIGGTRLFSCANCDTILTNRAELISTRFTGATGRAFLFNKVVNLQHSEVQDRVMLTGRHMVRDVSCKNCNSKLGWMYEFATEESQRYKEGRVILERALVRESEGFEHVPSENS, encoded by the exons ATGGGGCGCATCTTCTTGGATCACATTGGTGGGACTCGCCTCTTCTCCTGCGCCAACTGTGACACCATCCTGACCAACCGAGCTGAGCTCATCTCCACGCGCTTCACTGGAGCCACCGGCCGAGCTTTCCTATTCAACAAG GTTGTGAATCTGCAACACAGTGAGGTCCAAGACAGAGTCATGCTGACAGGAAGACACATGGTGCGGGATGTCAGCTGCAAGAACTGCAACAGCAAGCTGGGCTGGATGTATGAGTTCGCCACCGAGGAAAGCCAGCGCTACAAGGAGGGCCGTGTCATCCTGGAGAGGGCGCTGGTGAGGGAGAGTGAGGGCTTTGAGCACGTTCCCTCTGAGAACTCCTGA
- the LOC130187719 gene encoding phospholipase B1, membrane-associated-like → MLPQLVLVTLLGLTWTTVTGLPCTEMFPSQPPPSTVHSVRPSDVAVLSSIGLHMHSTELSKVVSRLRELMTLFNPALVSPQSDESNLYAPHFVQQSTLVEQAKEVSHYLQNNQVTGVERDWKLVLLFVQVDRLCGCKEQQVHSVIQAVVEEVDDALQLLHSQLKRAIVSVALWDGEHDAFQHKTCPCMETNRDGEVRLLRATLTQSLQESLDELMVKKHWYGDRDNFTVTLQDEPFITDLSSVASGKPLSESEATQQTDELTVQMWKNLLQPTVGKDNTEDNGKIIALPCPTEGRPFLRTEGNSPSYHHSNVSPLLHPFTGTEMPCEDFSPSDSVPTSVHELRPGDIKVVAAVGDSLTAGNGIASSQNNILDVLRQYRGLSWSIGGDENLTTVTTLPNILKHFNHNLTGYSVGTGKQHTPEAFLNQAVAGAKSKDLPSQVRALVERMKNDSRVNFESDWKVITFFIGGNDICDHCYNSLFYSVENYIRNVRESLDYLHKEVPRALVNLIEPLHITPLRQMHIDASLKCPTWLVNILCPCVILPKANSKALQMVEDINRGYQRLLHELVESGQYDTRSDFTVVIQPFFREVVVPTLPDGRPDRSFFSADCFHLSQKAQTLMARSLWNNMLEPLGKKTSQQNFTADIDLKCPTKTSPYIRTYNNSNYKYTDPSPAPGPITNWGSDFSCVDLVPSDTVPMSVHKLRPADIMVVAALGDSSTAGTGAKAKNVFDLNKEYKGVSWSIGGDKTLDTVTTLPNILKKFNPSLKGFSKGQGSRYKGFNMAAPGAKTSEIPGQVQALIKAMRENKGVNFEKDWKLVTIFVGGNDLCHYCIDQNNLSPKNYSHNLMLSLDMLYKEVPRLLVNVVEIMQIYPLKTVKKNTLGCTLLQRTSCPCVINPSENSPELEEIKRINLEYQAELQHLISGDRYDGKGDFAVVLQPFLHNSFIPHIGKGEADPSFFSLDCLHISERSHAEMAIALWNNMLEPVGKKQAYNNFTYDRSKIHCPSEATPFIFTKINSLPTPPGTITTTTTPTTSSSPTTTIPVPKCPSSIPVWAPVVVGIVGLLAGITVAWLIFSCSKCWKKGGEETERGENMRGTNF, encoded by the exons ATGCTTCCACAGCTGGTTCTCGTCACACTGCTGGGGCTCACATGGACAACAG TAACTGGACTGCCCTGCACTGAGATGTTTCCTTCTCAGCCACCTCCTTCAACtg ttcaCAGTGTGAGGCCCTCAGATGTGGCTGTGCTATCCTCTATTGGACTTCACATGCACAG CACTGAGCTGTCCAAAGTGGTATCAAGACTCAGAG AGCTGATGACCCTGTTCAACCCTGCACTCGTCAGTCCTCAGTCAGATGAATCAAACTTGTACGCCCCTCACTTTGTTCAACAAAG CACACTGGTGGAGCAGGCAAAGGAAGTCTCCCACTATCTTCAGAACAATCAG GTCACTGGTGTGGAAAGAGACTGGAAACTGGTGCTTCTCTTTGTTCAGGTGGATCGGCTCTGTGGATGCAAGGAACAGcag gttCATTCTGTTATCCAGGCAGTGGTTGAAGAGGTGGATGATGCTCTGCAGTTGCTGCACTCTCAG CTAAAGCGGGCCATTGTcagtgttgcattgtgggacgGAGAGCACGATGCTTTCCAGCACAA GACGTGCCCATGCATGGAAACAAACAGGGACGGAGAAGTCAGACTTCTGAGGGCCACGCTGACTCAGTCTCTGCAG GAGTCCTTGGATGAGCTCATGGTAAAGAAACACTGGTACGGTGACAGGGacaacttcactgtcactctgcAGGACGAACCTTTCATCACAGACCTGTCATCTGTTGCT AGTGGGAAGCCTCTCTCCGAGTCAGAAGCCACGCAGCAAACTGATGAACTAACAGTGCAGATGTGGAAAAACCTG ctgCAGCCCACAGTTGGCAAAGATAACACAGAGGACAATGGAAAGATCATTGCATTGCCATGTCCAACGGAG GGCCGACCCTTCTTGAGGACAGAGGGAAACTCGCCATCATATCACCACAGCaatgtttctcctctccttcacccA TTCACAGGAACAGAGATGCCCTGTGAGGACTTCAGCCCCTCAGACTCCGTACCCACCTCAG TCCATGAACTCAGACCTGGAGATATCAAAGTCGTGGCTGCTGTGGGAGACTCTCTAACA GCAGGGAACGGTATTGCATCCAGCCAAAACAACATCCTGGACGTCCTGCGTCAGTACAGAGGTTTATCCTGGAG TATTGGTGGAGATGAAAACCTCACCACTGTCACCACTCTGCCCA acATCTTGAAGCATTTTAATCACAACCTGACGGGCTACTCTGTTGGTACGGGCAAACAACACACTCCTGAGGCTTTCCTCAACCAGGCTGTAGCAGGAGCCAAAAGCAA gGACTTACCATCACAGGTGCGAGCCCTGGTGGAAAGGATGAAGAACGACTCT AGAGTCAATTTTGAATCAGACTGGAAGGTGATCACTTTTTTCATCGGAGGGAATGACATCTGTGACCACTGCTACAACTCT CTCTTCTATTCTGTAGAGAATTATATTCGTAATGTTCGTGAAAGCCTGGATTATCTACACAAAGAg GTGCCTCGAGCTCTGGTAAACTTAATAGAGCCTCTCCATATTACTCCCCTGAGACAAATGCACATAGACGCTTCTTTGAAATGCCCAACCTGGCTGGTGAA TATTCTGTGTCCTTGCGTTATCTTGCCAAAGGCCAACTCTAAAGCTCTTCAAATGGTGGAGGACATCAACAGAGGTTATCAG CGTTTACTGCATGAGCTTGTGGAGTCAGGCCAGTATGACACTCGCTCAGACTTCACCGTGGTCATACAGCCTTTCTTCAGAGAAGTCGTTGTCCCCACACTGCCG GACGGCCGCCCTGATCGCTCCTTCTTCAGTGCTGACTGCTTCCATCTCAGCCAGAAGGCCCAGACGCTGATGGCTCGCTCCCTCTGGAACAACATG CTGGAACCTCTGGGCAAGAAGACGTCCCAACAGAATTTTACTGCAGACATTGACCTGAAATGTCCTACCAAG ACTTCGCCATATATTCGCACCTATAACAACAGCAACTACAAATATACTGATCCCTCCCCAGCACCTGGACCTATTACA AACTGGGGAAGTGACTTCTCCTGTGTGGACCTTGTTCCATCTGACACTGTGCCAATGTCAG TTCACAAGCTGAGACCAGCAGACATCATGGTTGTGGCAGCACTGGGAGACTCTTCAACG GCAGGAACTGGCGCCAAAGCAAAGAATGTGTTTGACCTCAATAAAGAATATAAAGGAGTGTCGTGGAG CATCGGAGGGGATAAGACTCTTGACACTGTCACAACACTTCCAA ACATCTTGAAGAAGTTCAACCCCTCTCTAAAGGGCTTCTCtaaaggtcaggggtcaagATATAAGGGCTTCAACATGGCTGCACCTGGAGCTAAGACCTC AGAGATCCCAGGACAAGTGCAAGCTCTCATCAAGGCCATGAGAGAAAATAAG GGGGTGAATTTTGAAAAGGACTGGAAACTCGTGACAATATTTGTAGGGGGAAATGATCTTTGCCATTATTGCATAGACCAA AATAATCTGTCACCCAAGAATTACAGTCACAATCTTATGCTCAGCTTGGACATGCTTTACAAAGAG GTACCGAGGCTGTTGGTCAATGTTGTGGAGATCATGCAGATCTACCCATTGAAAACAGTTAAGAAGAACACACTGGGCTGTACTCTACTGCAGAG GACCAGCTGCCCCTGTGTGATCAACCCATCTGAAAACTCCCCAGAACTTGAAGAAATAAAACGGATCAATCTCGAGTACCAG GCTGAGCTCCAGCATCTTATTTCTGGAGATCGTTATGATGGAAAAGGAGATTTTGCTGTTGTCCTTCAACCATTTCTACACAATTCCTTTATCCCTCATATTGGA AAGGGGGAGGCTGACCCGAGTTTCTTCTCTCTCGACTGTCTCCACATCAGTGAGCGATCACACGCTGAGATGGCCATTGCCCTCTGGAATAACATG TTGGAGCCTGTAGGCAAGAAACAGGCCTACAACAACTTCACATATGATCGCTCCAAGATTCACTGTCCCTCTGAG GCCACTCCCTTCATCTTCACTAAGATAAACAGCCTCCCAACTCCACCAGgaaccatcaccaccaccaccacccccaccacaagCTCCAGTCCTACAACAACCATCCCTGTGCCCAAGTGTCCCTCCTCCATACCTGTATGGGCACCAGTGGTTGTGGGAATTGTCGGTTTACTGGCTGGCATTACTGTCGCCTGGCTAATTTTCTCCTGCAGTAAATGTTGGAAAAAAGGtggagaagaaacagagagaggagaaaatatgAGGGGAACTAATTTTTAA